A single Saccharomyces paradoxus chromosome II, complete sequence DNA region contains:
- the MED8 gene encoding RNA polymerase II mediator complex subunit MED8 (Subunit of the RNA polymerase II mediator complex~similar to YBR193C), translated as MSQSSTSLVPEGNQGSLQEDVNFDFNGVPGQALDAVRMRLAQLTHSLRRIRDEMSKAELPQWYTLQSQLNVTLSQLVSVTSTLQHFQETLDSTVVYPLPKFPTTSHESLVTTLLRKKNIPEVDEWMKYVKETSGITTALLKDEEIEKLLQQDKEITNWARSTFRNEYGKHDFKNEESLSEEHDSLLVRDSKPSKPFNVDDILKFTFTGEKPTIAGSASTSPTS; from the coding sequence ATGTCACAATCTTCTACATCACTGGTACCAGAAGGCAACCAGGGCTCCCTTCAAGAAGACGTcaattttgatttcaatGGTGTACCTGGCCAGGCTCTAGATGCCGTGCGTATGCGTTTGGCTCAATTAACCCATTCATTGAGGAGAATCAGAGACGAAATGTCCAAAGCTGAGTTACCACAATGGTATACACTCCAATCACAGCTAAACGTCACATTATCGCAGCTCGTTTCTGTAACTTCTACCCTACAACATTTCCAAGAAACTTTGGATTCGACAGTGGTTTACCCGTTGCCTAAATTCCCAACTACTTCTCATGAAAGTTTAGTCACTACCCTTTtgaggaaaaagaatattccTGAAGTGGACGAATGGATGAAATATGTTAAAGAAACATCCGGAATAACCACAGCTTTGttaaaagatgaagaaatagaaaagcTATTGCAACAGGACAAAGAAATAACAAATTGGGCACGCAGTACGTTTAGAAACGAATATGGAAAACacgatttcaaaaatgaagaatccCTGAGCGAAGAACATGATTCACTTCTTGTACGAGATAGCAAGCCCTCAAAACCTTTCAATGTGGATGATATCCTAAAGTTCACCTTTACAGGGGAAAAGCCAACTATTGCGGGGTCTGCTTCAACATCGCCTACTAGCTGA
- the KTR4 gene encoding putative mannosyltransferase (mannosyltransferase involved in protein glycosylation~similar to YBR199W), with protein sequence MRFLSKRILKPVLSVIILISIIITVALYILTSNENYLQAVKDSAKSQYASLRETYKSIAGGTESTAELPDHDAEVLDGIFDRLREPLYDKDSFDPNEVLAENKQLYDEFLAEEISEPKVDNLVRSGDPLSGKAKGTILSLVRNVDLDGIISSIQQLEEEYNKNFGYPYTFLNDEEFTDEFKDKIKSILPNDRLIEFGTIDPNDWNMPDNIDRERYDREMDKLGEEKIQYAEVQSYHNMCRFYSKEFYHHPLLSKYRYVWRLEPKVNFYCKIKYDVFQFMSMNDKIYGFVLNLYDSPQTIRTLWTSTMDFVEEHPNYLNANGAFGWLKDNSQNPDNYDYTQGYSTCHFWTNFEIVDLEFLRSEPYEQYMQYLEEKGGFYYERWGDAPVRSLALALFADKSRIHWFRDIGYYHTPYTNCPTCPEDSDRCNGNCIPGKFTPWSNLDDQNCQASWIRHSMNDEELGMY encoded by the coding sequence ATgagatttctttcaaagaggATATTGAAACCGGTACTTTCAGTAATTATCCTAATATCAATTATCATAACCGTCGCTCTTTACATTTTAACCTCGAATGAGAACTACTTGCAAGCAGTCAAGGACAGTGCCAAGTCGCAGTATGCTTCTCTCCGGGAAACCTACAAAAGCATTGCAGGAGGCACTGAAAGCACCGCAGAACTTCCTGATCATGACGCTGAAGTGTTAGATGGCATATTCGACAGGCTACGTGAGCCTCTTTATGATAAGGACAGTTTTGACCCGAATGAAGTTCTTGCTGAGAATAAACAGTTGTACGATGAGTTTTTAGCTGAGGAAATTTCTGAGCCAAAAGTGGACAATTTGGTACGCAGCGGGGATCCATTATCGGGCAAGGCAAAAGGAACAATTTTGAGTTTGGTGAGGAATGTTGATTTAGATGGTATAATATCTTCTATTCAACaactagaagaagaatacaatAAGAATTTTGGATACCCCTATACCTTCCTCAACGATGAGGAATTTACGGACGAAttcaaagataaaataaagagtATTCTCCCTAATGACCGCTTAATAGAATTTGGCACCATTGATCCAAATGACTGGAATATGCCTGATAACATTGATAGGGAGAGATACGACAGAGAAATGGACAAATTgggtgaagaaaaaattcagtACGCTGAAGTGCAATCTTATCACAACATGTGTCGTTTCTATTCCAAAGAATTTTACCATCACCCCCTATTATCTAAATATAGATATGTGTGGAGATTGGAACCAAAGGTTAATTTCTATTGCAAAATCAAATACGATGTCTTTCAATTTATGAGCATGAATGACAAGATTTATGGGTTTGTTCTGAACCTTTATGATAGTCCCCAAACTATCAGAACGCTATGGACGTCGACTATGGATTTTGTTGAGGAGCATCCAAACTACTTGAATGCCAATGGAGCTTTCGGATGGCTAAAAGATAACTCTCAAAATCCAGATAATTATGATTATACTCAAGGGTACTCGACTTGCCATTTCTGGaccaattttgaaatagtcgatttagaatttttgaGGTCAGAACCTTATGAACAGTATATGCAATATCTTGAAGAGAAGGGTGGATTTTACTATGAAAGGTGGGGTGATGCCCCTGTAAGAAGTTTGGCACTTGCTTTATTTGCCGATAAATCGCGCATCCATTGGTTCAGGGATATAGGCTATTACCATACTCCATATACAAATTGTCCAACTTGTCCAGAAGATTCAGATAGGTGTAATGGAAACTGCATACCAGGTAAATTTACTCCTTGGAGTAATCTAGACGATCAAAATTGTCAGGCATCATGGATCAGGCACTCTATGAATGACGAAGAGTTGGGAAtgtattga
- a CDS encoding uncharacterized protein (similar to YBR197C), with protein sequence MGVKQTPPFQVKVSDADSTGRRKSNSREDSPKLEQLKAKRDKGKGKGSSDPAASAMGGSNVLPSKNLSTPPAMNPLTTSVSRGNTAYERSVNGSRITMHSNLAPTETQDVSWSEIDTLDDVKKMAKEPIVNDGFPLDFENDLTQMRRSHAQLLRLMRERNQRLKYSKLGSPPRNDQHGTTANNAQGPEEVLNDPEIALDGEKYVSQLVDNIRDLHRC encoded by the coding sequence ATGGGAGTGAAGCAAACCCCACCATTTCAGGTGAAAGTGAGCGATGCAGATTCCACTGGCAGAAGGAAATCTAATAGCCGGGAAGACAGCCCTAAGCTGGAACAATTAAAAGCAAAGCGAGACAAAGGCAAAGGAAAGGGATCTTCAGATCCCGCTGCTTCTGCAATGGGCGGTTCCAACGTATTACCAAGCAAGAACCTAAGTACACCCCCAGCAATGAACCCGTTGACCACCAGCGTTAGCAGGGGTAATACTGCGTACGAAAGAAGCGTAAATGGCAGCCGTATAACGATGCACTCAAACTTGGCACCCACGGAGACGCAAGATGTGTCATGGTCCGAAATCGATACTCTGGATGATGTGAAGAAGATGGCGAAAGAACCTATCGTCAACGACGGGTTCCCACTGGATTTTGAGAACGATCTCACGCAAATGCGTAGGTCACACGCCCAGTTGCTGCGCTTAATGAGGGAAAGAAATCAGCGACTAAAGTATTCCAAGCTGGGGAGCCCTCCTCGAAACGATCAACATGGTACTACCGCGAATAATGCTCAAGGACCAGAGGAGGTATTGAATGACCCGGAAATCGCACTTGACGGTGAGAAGTACGTAAGCCAGCTGGTCGACAATATTAGGGACCTTCACCGATGCTGA
- the RIM2 gene encoding Rim2p (Mitochondrial pyrimidine nucleotide transporter~similar to YBR192W) translates to MPKKSIEEWEEDAIESVPYLASDEKGSNYKEATQIPLDSKQSEIENHPTVKPWVHFVAGGIGGMAGAVVTCPFDLVKTRLQSDIFLKAYKSKAVNISKGSTRPKSINYVIQAGTHFKETLGIIGNVYKQEGFRSLFKGLGPNLVGVIPARSINFFTYGTTKDMYAKAFNNGQETPMIHLMAAATAGWATATATNPIWLIKTRVQLDKAGKTSVRQYKNSWDCLKSVIRNEGFTGLYKGLSASYLGSVEGILQWLLYEQMKRLIKERSIEKFGYQAEGAKSKSEKVKEWCQRSGSAGLAKFVASIATYPHEVVRTRLRQTPKENGKRKYTGLIQSFKVIIKEEGLFSMYSGLTPHLMRTVPNSIIMFGTWEIVIRLLS, encoded by the coding sequence ATGCCTAAAAAATCTATAGAAGAATGGGAAGAGGACGCCATTGAATCGGTTCCATATTTAGCAAGTGATGAAAAGGGCTCTAATTATAAGGAAGCTACACAAATTCCATTAGATTCGAAGCAATccgaaattgaaaatcatcCAACAGTAAAGCCATGGGTGCATTTTGTTGCCGGTGGTATAGGAGGTATGGCAGGTGCAGTTGTTACATGTCCCTTTGATTTGGTGAAAACTCGGTTACAAAGtgatatatttttgaaagcaTACAAATCGAAAGCCGTTAACATCAGTAAAGGGTCTACTCGTCCGAAGAGTATTAATTATGTCATTCAAGCTGGAACTCACTTCAAGGAAACATTGGGAATTATAGGCAATGTGTATAAACAGGAGGGTTTTAGAAGTTTGTTTAAGGGTTTGGGCCCTAATTTAGTCGGGGTTATTCCAGCGAGAAGcatcaatttctttacttACGGCACCACTAAAGATATGTATGCTAAAGCGTTCAATAATGGCCAAGAAACGCCTATGATTCATTTGATGGCTGCTGCAACTGCAGGTTGGGCAACGGCAACGGCAACTAATCCTATTTGGTTGATTAAAACGAGAGTGCAGCTTGATAAAGCCGGGAAAACGTCAGTTCGGCAGTATAAGAACTCTTGGGATTGTTTGAAAAGTGTTATAAGGAATGAGGGTTTCACCGGTCTATACAAAGGTTTAAGTGCTTCCTATTTGGGTTCTGTTGAAGGAATACTTCAATGGCTATTATATGAACAAATGAAGCGTTTAATAAAGGAAAGATCTATTGAGAAATTTGGATACCAAGCCGAAGGTGCAAAAAGCAAATCAGAGAAAGTCAAGGAGTGGTGCCAAAGATCAGGGAGCGCTGGCCTTGCGAAATTTGTAGCTAGTATAGCAACATATCCGCACGAGGTTGTTAGGACAAGATTAAGACAAACACCCAAGGAGAATGGTAAACGAAAGTATACAGGTTTAATACAAAGTTTCAAAGTTATAATTAAGGAGGAGGGACTCTTTTCAATGTATAGCGGGTTGACCCCGCACTTGATGAGAACAGTTCCGAACAGTATAATTATGTTTGGTACGTGGGAAATTGTTATAAGGCTACTATCGTAA
- the MSI1 gene encoding Msi1p (Subunit of chromatin assembly factor I (CAF-1)~similar to YBR195C), giving the protein MNKCVEDTTNEASNIPIDLQERYSHWKKNTKLLYDYLNTNSTKWPSLTCQFFPDLDTTSDEHRILLSSFTSSQKPEDETIYISRISTLGHIKWSSLNNFDTDEMEFKPENSTRYPSKHLVNDISIFFPNGECNRARYLPQNPDIIAGASSDGAIYIFDRTKHGSTRIRQSKISHPFETKLFGSHDVIQDVEAMDTSSADINEATSLAWNLQQEALLLSSHSNGQVQVWDIKQYSHENPIIDLPLASINSDGSAVNDVTWMPTHDSLFAACTEGNAVSLFDLRTKKEKLKSNCKKHDGGVNSCKFNYKNSLILASADSKGRINLWDIRNMNESPITTMEHGASVSTLEWSPNFDTVLATAGQEDGLVKLWDTSCEETMFTHGGHMLGVNDISWDVHDPWLMCSVANDNSVHIWKPAENLVGYS; this is encoded by the coding sequence ATGAATAAGTGCGTGGAGGACACAACTAATGAAGCCTCCAATATCCCTATCGATTTGCAAGAAAGATACTCgcattggaagaaaaacactAAACTACTTTATGATTACCTAAACACAAACTCAACGAAGTGGCCGTCCTTAACGTGCCAGTTCTTTCCTGATTTGGATACCACTTCGGATGAGCACCGCATCTTGTTATCCTCTTTTACATCTTCCCAAAAACCTGAGGATGAGACCATATATATTAGCAGAATATCCACTCTAGGCCATATAAAATGGTCatctttgaataatttcGATACGGACGAGATGGAGTTCAAACCGGAGAACTCAACGAGGTATCCCTCCAAACATTTAGTGAACGATATcagtattttctttccaaacGGGGAATGCAATAGGGCAAGATATTTGCCTCAAAATCCAGATATTATAGCCGGGGCCTCTTCGGATGGTGCAATCTACATATTCGATAGAACGAAACACGGCTCTACTAGGATAAGACAGTCCAAAATTTCACATCCCTTCGAGACCAAACTATTCGGTTCACACGATGTTATCCAAGATGTGGAGGCGATGGATACTTCTTCGGCAGATATAAATGAGGCCACATCATTGGCCTGGAACTTACAACAGGAGGCGCTTTTACTATCTTCTCACTCCAACGGCCAAGTACAAGTTTGGGACATTAAACAATATTCGCACGAAAACCCCATAATAGATTTACCCTTGGCCTCAATAAACAGCGATGGAAGCGCGGTGAACGATGTGACTTGGATGCCAACACACGATTCCCTATTCGCTGCTTGTACTGAGGGGAATGCCGTTTCACTATTCGATCTAAGAACTAAGAAAGAGAAACTAAAGAGTAACTGTAAAAAACACGATGGCGGTGTGAACTCTTGTAAGTTTAACTATAAGAACTCTTTAATCTTAGCATCTGCCGATTCAAAAGGCAGGATAAATTTATGGGATATTAGAAACATGAATGAAAGCCCAATCACTACCATGGAGCATGGTGCTTCCGTTTCGACTTTGGAATGGAGTCCAAATTTCGATACTGTATTGGCAACAGCTGGTCAAGAGGATGGGTTAGTTAAGCTATGGGACACTTCCTGTGAAGAAACTATGTTTACACATGGTGGTCACATGCTCGGTGTGAACGACATCTCGTGGGACGTCCATGACCCTTGGTTAATGTGCAGTGTGGCAAACGATAACTCAGTTCACATATGGAAACCCGCAGAAAATCTTGTGGGATATTCGTGA
- the AIM4 gene encoding Aim4p (Protein proposed to be associated with the nuclear pore complex~similar to YBR194W), whose protein sequence is MDRRKDPNSNSTEKRISKVQHPNRKKVRKQVELLSIDRDRNQEEPPQQARSKDRLEAARGHTLGPEKENGELGIRSIFYDKDWNQRGIAPPHYRNIPYNPETFKRRTEVQPRLGNLGNIKIPK, encoded by the coding sequence ATGGATCGAAGAAAGGACCCAAACAGTAACTCAACGGAGAAAAGAATATCCAAGGTTCAACACccaaacagaaaaaaagtacgAAAACAAGTCGAATTGCTATCCATAGACCGAGATAGAAATCAAGAGGAACCGCCTCAGCAGGCTAGATCAAAAGATCGCTTAGAAGCTGCTCGTGGACATACACTGGGCCCCGAAAAGGAGAATGGTGAACTTGGCATAAGAAGCATATTCTACGATAAAGATTGGAATCAGAGGGGCATTGCGCCACCACATTACAGAAATATACCTTACAATCCtgaaactttcaaaagacGAACCGAAGTTCAACCTAGACTGGGAAACCTTGggaatataaaaataccaaaatga
- the PGI1 gene encoding glucose-6-phosphate isomerase (Glycolytic enzyme phosphoglucose isomerase~similar to YBR196C) has product MSNNSFTNFKLATELPAWSKLQKIYESQGKTLSVKQEFQKDAKRFEKLNKTFTNYDGSKILFDYSKNLVNDEIIAALIELAKEANVTGLRDAMFKGEHINSTEDRAVYHVALRNRANKPMYVDGVNVAPEVDSVLKHMKEFSEQVRSGEWKGYTGKKITDVVNIGIGGSDLGPVMVTEALKHYAGVLDVHFVSNIDGTHIAETLKVVDPETTLFLIASKTFTTAETITNANTAKNWFLSKTGNEPSHIAKHFAALSTNETEVAKFGIDTKNMFGFESWVGGRYSVWSAIGLSVALYIGYDNFEAFLKGAEAVDNHFTQTPLEDNIPLLGGLLSVWYNNFFGAQTHLVAPFDQYLHRFPAYLQQLSMESNGKSVTRGNVFTDYSTGSILFGEPATNAQHSFFQLVHQGTKLIPSDFILAAQSHNPIENKLHQKMLASNFFAQAEALMVGKDEEQVKAEGATGGLVPHKVFSGNRPTTSILAQKITPATLGALIAYYEHVTFTEGAIWNINSFDQWGVELGKVLAKVIGKELDNSSTISTHDASTNGLINQFKEWM; this is encoded by the coding sequence ATGTCCAATAACTCATTCACTAACTTCAAACTGGCCACTGAATTGCCAGCATGGTCTAagttgcaaaaaatttacgAATCTCAAGGTAAGACTTTGTCTGTCAAGCAAGAGTTCCAAAAGGATGCCAAGcgttttgaaaaattgaacaaaacTTTCACCAACTACGATGGTTCCAAGATCTTGTTCGATTACTCGAAGAACTTGGTCAACGATGAAATCATTGCTGCGTTGATCGAATTGGCCAAGGAAGCCAATGTCACTGGTTTGAGAGATGCTATGTTCAAAGGTGAACACATCAACTCCACTGAAGACCGTGCTGTCTACCACGTCGCATTGAGAAACAGAGCTAACAAGCCAATGTACGTCGATGGTGTTAACGTCGCCCCAGAGGTCGACTCCGTCTTGAAGCACATGAAGGAGTTCTCTGAACAAGTTCGTTCTGGTGAATGGAAGGGTTACACCGGTAAGAAGATCACCGATGTTGTTAACATTGGTATCGGTGGTTCCGATTTAGGTCCAGTCATGGTCACTGAAGCTTTGAAGCACTACGCTGGTGTCTTGGACGTCCACTTCGTTTCCAACATTGACGGTACTCACATTGCTGAGACCTTGAAGGTTGTTGACCCAGAAACTACCTTGTTTTTGATTGCTTCTAAGACTTTCACCACAGCTGAAACCATCACTAATGCTAACACTGCTAAGAACTGGTTCTTGTCCAAGACTGGTAACGAACCATCTCACATCGCTAAGCATTTCGCTGCTTTGTCCACCAACGAAACCGAAGTTGCCAAGTTTGGTATTGACACCAAAAACATGTTCGGTTTCGAAAGTTGGGTCGGTGGTCGTTACTCCGTCTGGTCCGCTATTGGTTTGTCTGTTGCCTTGTACATTGGTTACGACAACTTTGAGGCTTTCTTAAAGGGTGCCGAAGCCGTTGACAACCACTTCACCCAAACGCCATTGGAAGACAACATTCCATTGTTGGGTGGTTTGTTGTCCGTCTGGTATAACAACTTTTTCGGTGCTCAAACCCACTTGGTTGCTCCATTCGACCAATACTTGCACAGATTCCCAGCCTACTTGCAACAATTGTCAATGGAATCTAACGGTAAGTCTGTTACCAGAGGTAACGTGTTTACTGACTACTCTACTGGGTCCATTTTGTTTGGTGAACCAGCTACCAACGCCCAACACTCTTTCTTCCAGTTGGTTCACCAAGGTACCAAGTTGATTCCATCCGATTTCATCCTGGCTGCTCAATCCCACAACCCAATTGAGAACAAATTACACCAAAAGATGTTGGCTTCTAACTTTTTCGCTCAAGCTGAAGCTTTGATGGTCGGTAAAGACGAAGAACAAGTCAAGGCCGAAGGTGCCACTGGTGGTTTGGTCCCACACAAGGTCTTCTCTGGTAACAGACCAACCACTTCTATTTTGGCTCAAAAGATTACTCCAGCTACTTTGGGTGCTTTGATTGCCTACTACGAACATGTTACTTTCACTGAAGGTGCCATCTGGAACATCAACTCTTTCGACCAATGGGGTGTTGAATTGGGTAAAGTCTTGGCTAAAGTCATTGGCAAGGAATTGGACAACTCTTCCACTATTTCTACTCACGATGCTTCTACCAACGGTTTGATCAACCAATTCAAGGAATGGATGTGA
- the TAF5 gene encoding chromatin modification protein (Subunit (90 kDa) of TFIID and SAGA complexes~similar to YBR198C) has translation MSQKQSTNQNQNGTHQPQPVKNQRSNNSGGANSGQQPQQQSQGQSQQQGRSNGPFSASDLNRIVLEYLNKKGYHRTEAMLRAESGRTLTPQNKQSPANTKTGKFPEQSSTPPNPGKTSKPISNPTNLSSKRDSDGGIVSSGRLEGFNAPENYMRAYSMLKNWVDSSLEIYKPELSYIMYPIFIYLFLNLVAKNPVYARRFFDRFSPDFKDFHGSEINRLFSVNSIDHIKENEVASAFQSHRYRITMSKTTLNLLLYFLNENESVGGSLIISVINQHLDPNIVESVTAREKLADGIKVLSDSENGNGKQNLEMNSVPVKLGPFPKDEEFVKEIETELKIKDDQEKQQSQQTAGENHSEANTRTLLQEYKAMNNEKFEDNAGEDNKDKLKDKTAKDEEKKENELKVDGEKKDNNLFSPARDILPLPPKTALDLKLEIQKVKESRDAIKLDNLQLALPSVCMYTFQNTNKDMSCLDFSDDCRIAAAGFQDSYIKIWSLDGSSLNNPNIKLNNNNYKDDDPTCKTLVGHSGTVYSTSFSPDNKYLLSGSEDKTVRLWSMDTHTALVSYKGHNHPVWDVSFSPLGHYFATASHDQTARLWSCDHIYPLRIFAGHLNDVDCVSFHPNGCYVFTGSSDKTCRMWDVSTGDSVRLFLGHTAPVICIAVSPDGRWLSTGSEDGIINIWDIGTGKRLKQMRGHGKNAIYSLSYSKEGNVLISGGADHTVRVWDLKKATTEPSAEPDEPFIGYLGDVTASINQDIKEYGRRRTVIPTSDLVASFYTKKTPVFKVKFSRSNLALAGGAFRP, from the coding sequence atGTCACAGAAGCAGAGTACGAATCAGAATCAAAATGGCACACATCAGCCGCAACCCGTAAAGAATCAACGATCCAATAATTCTGGCGGCGCCAATTCCGGGCAGCAGCCACAGCAACAGAGTCAAGGCCAGTCTCAACAGCAGGGGAGATCCAATGGCCCATTTTCGGCCTCAGACTTGAATAGAATCGTTCTAGAGtatttaaataaaaagggATACCACCGTACAGAGGCCATGCTGAGAGCCGAGAGTGGGCGTACGCTGACACCTCAAAACAAACAATCACCAGCAAACACTAAAACAGGCAAATTTCCCGAACAATCATCAACTCCTCCAAACCCCGGGAAGACCTCTAAGCCCATAAGCAATCCAACTAATTTGTCATCCAAAAGAGACTCAGATGGTGGTATAGTATCCAGCGGACGACTAGAAGGGTTTAACGCACCTGAAAATTATATGCGTGCATATTCaatgttgaaaaactgGGTGGATTCGTCTCTAGAAATTTATAAGCCGGAACTAAGCTACATCATGTATCCaatattcatttatttattcttaAATTTAGTGGCCAAAAATCCTGTTTACGCTCGTCGTTTTTTTGATAGATTTTCTCCCGACTTTAAGGACTTCCATGGCTCAGAAATCAATAGACTATTCAGTGTCAATTCTATTGACCACATCAAGGAAAACGAGGTCGCAAGCGCTTTCCAGTCTCATAGGTATAGGATCACTATGTCTAAAACTACTTTGAAccttcttttatattttctgaatgaaaatgagaGTGTTGGAGGTTCATTAATAATTAGTGTAATAAATCAGCACCTAGACCCAAATATCGTAGAATCGGTAACCGCTAGGGAAAAATTGGCTGATGGTATAAAAGTCCTCAGTGATAGTGAAAACGGAAACGGGAAGCAGAACCTAGAAATGAATTCCGTTCCTGTCAAGCTGGGTCCTTTCccaaaagatgaagaatttgttaaggaaattgaaacGGAACTGAAAATCAAGGACGATCAAGAGAAACAACAAAGCCAACAAACTGCAGGTGAAAACCACAGCGAAGCCAACACTAGAACCTTATTACAAGAATATAAAGCCATGAATaacgaaaaatttgagGATAATGCTGGCGAAgataataaagataaacTGAAAGATAAAACCGccaaagatgaagaaaagaaagagaacGAGTTGAAGGTGgatggtgaaaaaaaagataacaaTTTATTCTCACCAGCACGTGATATTTTACCTTTACCACCAAAGACGGCGCTAGACCTGAAGTTAGAGATTCAGAAGGTCAAAGAATCTCGTGATGCCATAAAGCTAGATAATTTGCAGTTGGCCCTACCAAGCGTATGCATGTATACATTCCAAAACACAAATAAGGACATGTCATGTTTAGATTTCAGTGATGATTGTAGAATTGCAGCCGCCGGCTTTCAAGACAGCTATATCAAGATCTGGTCACTTGATGGCTCGTCGCTAAATAACCCTAACATCAAGTTaaataacaacaattaCAAGGATGATGACCCAACGTGTAAAACTTTAGTGGGGCACAGTGGTACAGTGTATTCAACAAGTTTCAGTCCGgataataaatatttacttTCTGGTTCTGAAGATAAAACCGTCAGGCTATGGTCAATGGACACTCACACGGCACTAGTAAGTTATAAAGGCCATAATCATCCCGTGTGGGACGTAAGTTTCTCTCCGTTAGGCCATTATTTCGCCACTGCATCGCATGACCAAACCGCAAGGCTGTGGTCTTGCGATCACATATATCCATTAAGAATATTTGCAGGACATTTAAATGATGTTGATTGTGTGTCATTCCATCCGAACGGTTGCTATGTATTTACTGGATCTAGCGATAAGACGTGTCGAATGTGGGACGTTTCTACAGGTGACTCCGTTAGATTATTTCTTGGACATACTGCACCTGTCATTTGTATTGCCGTTTCTCCAGATGGAAGGTGGTTGTCCACTGGTAGCGAAGATGgtattattaatatatgGGATATTGGCACGGGCAAAAGATTGAAACAAATGCGCGGTCATGGTAAGAATGCCATTTATTCTTTATCTTATAGCAAAGAGGGAAACGTACTTATTAGTGGAGGTGCCGATCACACAGTTCGTGTATgggatttgaaaaaggccACTACTGAACCAAGCGCAGAACCAGATGAGCCATTTATCGGATACCTGGGTGACGTAACTGCATCTATAAACCAAGATATAAAGGAATATGGACGCAGAAGAACAGTAATACCTACAAGCGATTTAGTAGCGTCATTCTACACTAAGAAGACACCTGTTTTTAAGGTCAAGTTCAGCAGAAGCAATCTGGCCCTTGCAGGAGGTGCCTTCAGACCATAA